TCaagatttcttctttttttgctagTTTTATGAATGACTACTATAtccatatgtttttttaatcgtTCTCCAGTCCTCAGTTTCCCAAGAATGGAAGGCCGTTATTATTGACTAGTTGATGCAATACCATAAATGGATGAAGCTGTTATCTTTTTATGTTAACACTCTTTTAACTCTTGAATGATCCTTGGGCGTGTGTGTTTCACAGAGAGAGAAACCATGGGGTTCTGGACACTGATGGAAGGACTGCTGCTATTTGCAAACGCACTTGCTATCCTCAACGAAGACCGTTTTCTAGCTCCAAAAGGATGGACACTCGCGGAGCTTCACCAAACTGGCAAAAGAAACTCTCTCAAAGGCCAAATCGTTGGTCTCATCCACGCCTGTCAGTACATGAGGCTTCCTCTCATGCTCTTTAACTTAATTGTCATCATCGTTAAGCTCTTCTCCGGTTAAAAAAAcccaagttctttttttttgttgacccTTGTCAGAACAAATGACTTTTGTTGTTGAAAGTTAAAATCAAAAACTCGCATTGCGTATACATTATTGTTCTTTTACTATAAAGACAGGGTGGAACAACATGTTCTTGAATTCAGAAG
This region of Raphanus sativus cultivar WK10039 unplaced genomic scaffold, ASM80110v3 Scaffold0223, whole genome shotgun sequence genomic DNA includes:
- the LOC108846494 gene encoding protein transport protein yos1-like yields the protein MILGRVCFTERETMGFWTLMEGLLLFANALAILNEDRFLAPKGWTLAELHQTGKRNSLKGQIVGLIHACQYMRLPLMLFNLIVIIVKLFSG